The Thermoleophilaceae bacterium genome includes a window with the following:
- a CDS encoding phospholipase D family protein, which translates to MRYLDSADRDYAHTMHAWLSEWLPDARCFACQTGYFRATALRWFEDDVVRILDRDGEVHLVIGANEDRLIASDLEETVELLAPWLGQTASFTVVTARDVLFHPKTYYCESRDGTRAAAIGSANLTPNGLGGNVEASLAFDDDDGIPTVWSSPGFVDT; encoded by the coding sequence GCCGACCGCGACTACGCACACACTATGCACGCCTGGCTTTCGGAGTGGCTGCCCGACGCCAGATGCTTCGCCTGCCAAACCGGGTACTTCCGCGCCACCGCCCTCCGGTGGTTCGAGGACGACGTTGTGCGCATCCTGGATCGAGACGGCGAAGTCCACCTCGTCATCGGCGCGAACGAGGACCGACTAATCGCGAGCGATCTCGAGGAGACGGTTGAGCTACTCGCGCCCTGGCTGGGGCAAACCGCCTCGTTCACCGTCGTGACCGCACGCGACGTTCTGTTTCACCCGAAGACCTACTACTGCGAATCCCGCGATGGAACCCGCGCGGCGGCCATCGGCTCGGCGAACCTCACACCCAATGGGCTTGGTGGCAACGTGGAGGCAAGCCTGGCGTTTGACGACGATGACGGTATCCCCACCGTCTGGAGTTCCCCCGGTTTCGTGGACACCTGA